The Candidatus Uhrbacteria bacterium genome has a segment encoding these proteins:
- a CDS encoding quinone-dependent dihydroorotate dehydrogenase has product MFGTACWRFFYTAGLKPYLFQKDPEDVHQRMTLLGELLGRSRLGRWFVGFFFRFSHPSLEQTVVGIRFSNPIGLAAGFDKDGRLVDILPEVGFGFAEVGSITGESCLGNPKPRLWRLPKSRGLVVNYGLKNDGCEVVSRRLAKRVFRFPIGISVAKTNAPGTVDVEAGIADYVKAFRAFAEIGDYLTVNISCPNAFGGEPFTDPQRLELLLVALDAIPTLHPVFLKMPADLTEAALQALLEVARRHRIHGIIFVNLTKRYDRSTIDQEERSSIMIGGVSGKPVTEDANRLVAWAYRLYGSRFVYIGCGGVFSAKDAYEKILQGASLVQLITGMIYEGPQLIGEINRELARLIERDGFKSVADAVGAAHRAI; this is encoded by the coding sequence ATGTTTGGCACTGCATGCTGGCGTTTCTTTTATACGGCTGGTTTGAAACCATATCTGTTTCAAAAGGATCCGGAAGACGTGCATCAGCGAATGACGCTTCTTGGGGAGCTACTTGGTCGATCACGCCTGGGGCGGTGGTTCGTAGGTTTTTTCTTTCGGTTCTCACATCCTTCGCTTGAACAGACCGTGGTCGGGATTCGGTTTTCAAACCCCATAGGGCTAGCGGCAGGATTTGATAAAGATGGTCGTCTCGTAGATATCTTACCTGAGGTTGGCTTTGGGTTTGCGGAAGTTGGTTCGATTACGGGCGAGTCTTGTCTTGGGAATCCGAAGCCTCGGTTATGGCGTTTACCAAAAAGTCGTGGATTGGTTGTGAATTATGGTTTGAAGAACGATGGATGCGAGGTTGTCTCGCGTCGCTTAGCGAAACGTGTATTTCGTTTTCCCATCGGGATAAGCGTTGCCAAAACGAATGCGCCTGGGACAGTTGATGTAGAAGCGGGGATCGCTGACTATGTGAAAGCGTTTCGGGCGTTTGCGGAGATCGGTGATTATCTGACGGTGAACATTAGTTGTCCGAATGCGTTTGGCGGTGAGCCGTTTACAGATCCGCAACGGCTGGAGCTGTTGTTGGTTGCGTTGGATGCTATTCCGACGCTGCATCCCGTTTTTTTGAAGATGCCTGCAGATCTTACCGAAGCCGCTTTACAGGCTTTGCTTGAAGTAGCAAGGCGCCATCGTATTCACGGCATTATTTTTGTTAATCTCACGAAACGCTATGACCGATCAACGATTGATCAAGAAGAGAGATCGTCTATCATGATCGGCGGCGTTAGTGGGAAACCCGTGACGGAAGATGCGAATCGCTTGGTGGCATGGGCCTATCGTCTTTATGGTTCGCGTTTTGTCTATATCGGGTGTGGAGGCGTTTTTTCAGCGAAGGATGCTTATGAGAAGATTCTTCAAGGAGCGTCATTGGTTCAGCTCATCACGGGAATGATTTATGAAGGGCCTCAGCTGATCGGTGAAATTAATCGTGAGCTTGCGCGGTTGATTGAGCGCGATGGGTTTAAGTCCGTTGCAGATGCGGTTGGTGCGGCGCATCGTGCAATATAA
- a CDS encoding RecQ family ATP-dependent DNA helicase, with amino-acid sequence MLVMLELLKKHFGYESFRPLQEEVISYCISGKDSLVLMPTGGGKSLCFQIPALFFPGLTIVISPLVALMKDQVDALKANGIPAAFLNSTLSPRESAEVESLARSGRLKLLYLAPERFAMPSVRRFLQSLTISLFAVDEAHCISEWGHDFRPDYRSLDLLRQYFPRIPIMALTATANARVRDDIVSQLGLGNGRVFQSSFNRPNLTYRVLPKKRAFDQLLAEIKQRPEQAIIIYCFSRKSTEKTAADLRANGVKAAAYHAGLTPAERTRVQDRFIRDEVPVIAATIAFGMGIDKPDVRLVAHMDLPKSVEGYYQETGRAGRDGLPSECLLFYSAGDRVKHEYFIRGMEDPEVKARTRHQLQEMMNYSELRTCRRAFLLRYFGEAWQAQNCGACDICVPRAVAQLHTGELSEFDQALFEKLRLLRTRLANARRLPPYMIFGDKTLQDMARVYPSSMERLAKVFGVGKVKLTQFGEAFLEVIRSYMSEKGIVEQVMVSEDVPKRVSAPVSARALTPTILESIRLLEQQESLEAIAKQRKISVGTVIQHLEQAIEQGETLNTSHLVFSSDKRFALIANAFAEIGDDFLAPVKNYLGEAYSYDELRFARFLLKTRAGK; translated from the coding sequence ATGCTGGTTATGCTTGAACTTCTTAAAAAACATTTTGGATATGAATCATTCCGTCCGCTTCAGGAGGAAGTGATTTCGTATTGCATCTCCGGCAAGGATTCTTTGGTTTTGATGCCGACTGGCGGAGGCAAATCACTTTGTTTTCAAATCCCCGCATTGTTTTTTCCCGGTTTGACGATTGTCATCTCGCCGCTTGTTGCGCTCATGAAGGATCAGGTCGATGCGTTAAAGGCAAATGGCATTCCTGCTGCTTTTTTGAATAGCACTCTTTCACCGCGCGAGAGCGCCGAGGTTGAGTCGCTGGCACGTTCTGGGCGGCTTAAACTTTTGTATCTTGCTCCGGAGCGATTTGCCATGCCTTCTGTGCGGCGATTTTTACAATCGCTTACGATCAGTCTATTTGCTGTAGATGAAGCGCATTGTATTTCCGAGTGGGGACATGATTTTAGACCCGATTATCGCAGTCTTGATTTGTTGCGCCAGTATTTTCCCCGAATTCCCATCATGGCGCTAACCGCAACAGCTAATGCGCGTGTACGCGATGATATTGTCAGCCAGTTGGGATTGGGGAACGGGCGCGTGTTTCAGTCGAGTTTCAATCGTCCAAATCTTACGTACCGCGTGCTGCCCAAGAAGCGCGCTTTTGACCAGCTGCTCGCGGAAATTAAACAGCGTCCGGAACAAGCGATTATTATTTATTGTTTTTCCCGCAAATCAACAGAAAAGACGGCGGCGGATTTACGAGCGAATGGTGTAAAGGCGGCCGCGTATCATGCGGGGTTAACGCCGGCAGAACGCACGCGCGTTCAAGATCGTTTTATTCGGGATGAGGTTCCGGTGATTGCGGCGACGATTGCGTTTGGCATGGGTATCGATAAGCCTGATGTCCGTTTGGTTGCGCATATGGATCTGCCTAAGTCTGTCGAGGGTTACTATCAAGAAACTGGTCGCGCGGGCCGTGACGGTTTGCCGAGCGAGTGTCTGCTTTTTTACTCGGCTGGCGATCGCGTCAAGCACGAGTATTTTATCCGCGGGATGGAGGATCCCGAGGTGAAGGCGCGTACACGTCATCAACTGCAAGAGATGATGAATTACAGCGAACTGCGTACCTGTCGCCGTGCGTTTCTCCTACGATATTTTGGCGAGGCATGGCAAGCGCAGAATTGCGGCGCCTGTGATATTTGTGTGCCGCGCGCTGTTGCGCAATTACATACGGGGGAATTGTCCGAGTTTGATCAGGCGTTATTTGAGAAGCTTCGTTTACTGCGTACTCGGCTTGCGAATGCGCGTCGCCTTCCGCCGTATATGATCTTTGGCGATAAAACACTGCAGGATATGGCGCGTGTGTATCCATCGAGTATGGAGCGCTTAGCAAAAGTATTTGGGGTCGGTAAGGTGAAGCTTACGCAGTTTGGAGAAGCTTTTCTTGAAGTGATCCGTTCCTACATGAGTGAAAAGGGGATCGTGGAACAAGTGATGGTGTCCGAAGATGTTCCTAAGAGAGTTTCTGCTCCTGTTTCTGCCCGTGCTTTAACGCCGACGATTCTTGAGTCGATTCGTTTGCTTGAGCAGCAGGAATCGCTTGAGGCTATTGCTAAACAGAGGAAGATTAGTGTGGGGACGGTCATTCAGCATTTGGAGCAAGCGATCGAGCAAGGGGAGACGCTTAACACATCGCATTTGGTGTTTTCTTCTGATAAGCGTTTTGCGCTCATCGCAAATGCTTTTGCGGAAATCGGAGATGATTTTTTGGCTCCTGTAAAAAATTATCTGGGCGAGGCTTATAGTTACGATGAACTTCGCTTTGCGCGTTTCTTGCTCAAGACTCGAGCCGGTAAATAG
- a CDS encoding SH3 domain-containing protein produces MKRFISQISLLAFFSALIPNMALAGGCYVDPVQQYSGTGTIKSGVYLRSEACTSGTMVLRTLKAGTNVSVIAYTDGWYAVIAGGKHGWIGEQFINNNAEPTGLVWQTYEEYQVSAGGLVGAPEPVAIQIKATVETPYTGTIGARSLVKLVCPSVAPADHPCKAVYYIGADAKRHAFPNGRVFATWYANFDEVKPVAAETLGQYALGMNVTYRPGARMVKFTTDPKVYAVGRGGELRWVKTEALATAYYGVDWNKKIDDIPDAFYSNYAFGSEIGAESEYSPAAELSATPAFD; encoded by the coding sequence ATGAAACGTTTCATTTCTCAAATTAGTTTACTCGCGTTTTTTTCTGCATTGATTCCAAACATGGCTTTGGCTGGCGGCTGCTATGTTGACCCAGTGCAGCAATATTCTGGAACCGGCACGATTAAATCCGGCGTGTATCTCCGTAGCGAAGCTTGTACATCGGGAACGATGGTTTTGAGAACGTTGAAAGCAGGGACAAATGTTTCTGTTATCGCATATACGGATGGTTGGTATGCGGTGATCGCCGGAGGCAAGCATGGCTGGATCGGTGAACAGTTTATCAATAACAATGCTGAGCCGACTGGTCTTGTTTGGCAAACCTATGAAGAGTATCAGGTGAGTGCTGGCGGTTTAGTCGGTGCGCCTGAGCCGGTGGCGATACAGATAAAGGCGACGGTTGAGACGCCGTATACTGGTACGATTGGCGCTCGTTCATTGGTGAAGCTTGTTTGTCCTTCTGTTGCACCGGCTGATCATCCGTGTAAGGCAGTGTATTACATTGGTGCCGATGCCAAGCGCCATGCGTTTCCAAATGGCCGCGTGTTTGCGACATGGTATGCAAATTTTGATGAGGTAAAGCCTGTGGCTGCTGAAACGCTCGGTCAGTATGCGCTTGGAATGAACGTGACGTATCGACCCGGAGCACGCATGGTGAAATTTACGACGGATCCCAAGGTCTATGCCGTTGGTCGCGGAGGAGAATTGCGTTGGGTGAAAACCGAGGCGCTGGCCACGGCTTACTATGGTGTCGATTGGAACAAAAAGATCGATGATATTCCGGATGCTTTCTACTCGAACTATGCTTTTGGGTCCGAGATTGGCGCAGAAAGCGAGTACAGCCCGGCGGCGGAGCTAAGCGCTACTCCGGCCTTTGATTAG
- a CDS encoding GlsB/YeaQ/YmgE family stress response membrane protein gives MSILWFLIIGALAGWIAGELTKGSGFGLLGNIVVGIIGAVLGGYIFSLFGIATYGLIGDLVMAVTGALVFLFIASLVKRNT, from the coding sequence ATGAGCATACTGTGGTTTCTTATTATCGGTGCGCTCGCAGGCTGGATTGCGGGCGAGCTAACCAAGGGTTCAGGCTTTGGTCTCCTTGGAAACATCGTGGTCGGTATTATCGGTGCCGTTCTTGGAGGTTACATCTTTAGCCTCTTTGGAATCGCAACCTACGGACTGATCGGCGACCTTGTTATGGCCGTCACCGGAGCGCTCGTGTTCCTCTTCATCGCATCGCTGGTGAAACGCAACACATAA
- a CDS encoding cupredoxin domain-containing protein, translating to MKKFLSLAITLSLLGAGCAPAATPTPSPEPTPAPVAETPQTPTPTSTPTPAPTPKPAATKPAPKPATKTITVEIKDNAFAPQMIAINAGDTVIWKNVGKNNHTVHSAGASVLWDSGNLVPGATYSHKFPATGKYEYYCASHSSMKGTVIVGEVRP from the coding sequence ATGAAAAAATTCCTTTCGCTCGCCATCACACTCTCCCTGCTCGGAGCCGGCTGCGCTCCGGCAGCAACGCCGACACCATCACCGGAGCCAACCCCGGCACCCGTAGCAGAAACACCTCAGACGCCGACACCTACCTCCACGCCAACTCCGGCCCCGACGCCAAAACCAGCAGCGACCAAGCCTGCACCTAAGCCAGCCACAAAAACCATCACGGTAGAAATTAAAGACAACGCCTTTGCTCCGCAGATGATCGCCATCAATGCCGGAGATACGGTTATCTGGAAAAACGTTGGAAAAAATAACCACACGGTACACAGCGCCGGAGCTTCCGTTCTTTGGGATTCCGGCAACCTTGTGCCCGGCGCAACCTATAGCCACAAATTTCCAGCAACAGGAAAATACGAATATTACTGCGCAAGCCACTCGAGCATGAAGGGCACGGTTATCGTTGGTGAAGTACGCCCATAG
- a CDS encoding cold shock domain-containing protein — translation MNGIIKTLKEKGFGFITPEGGDKDVFFHSDSLVGVMFDELKEGEAVTFETEASDKGPRAVNVQRVA, via the coding sequence ATGAACGGTATCATCAAGACGCTTAAGGAGAAGGGTTTCGGCTTTATCACCCCGGAAGGCGGCGATAAGGATGTATTCTTCCACTCTGATTCACTCGTCGGCGTTATGTTTGACGAGTTGAAGGAGGGCGAAGCTGTGACTTTTGAGACGGAGGCTTCGGACAAGGGTCCTCGCGCCGTCAACGTCCAGCGCGTTGCCTAA
- a CDS encoding YtxH domain-containing protein, whose product MTHANNENKGLVVGGALLAGLAAGLAAGLFLNSKKGHEMTDEAKKRAKALQKELAKKVKNMKELSKEKYEEIVNDLIEQYRDTKDMAADQLADIKDRLMEQWENIREQIEDSMEEKTAK is encoded by the coding sequence ATGACACACGCAAACAATGAGAATAAAGGCTTGGTCGTCGGCGGCGCATTGTTAGCCGGACTCGCGGCAGGCCTTGCAGCCGGACTATTTCTCAACTCCAAGAAAGGTCACGAAATGACCGATGAAGCCAAGAAGCGCGCAAAAGCGCTGCAAAAAGAATTGGCAAAGAAAGTAAAGAACATGAAGGAGTTGAGCAAGGAAAAATATGAGGAGATTGTTAACGATCTCATCGAACAATACCGTGATACCAAAGATATGGCCGCGGATCAGCTTGCAGACATAAAGGATCGACTCATGGAACAGTGGGAGAATATCCGTGAACAAATTGAAGACAGCATGGAGGAAAAGACGGCCAAATAA